The DNA region ACCGCTTGTACATATATGCAAAGAGCAGGGCACGGCCATGCGTATTGGCACCAATCACGGTTCTTTGAGCGATCGTATTATGAGCCGCTATGGTGATACGCCACTTGGAATGGTAGAATCTGCATTGGAATTTTTACGAATTTGCAGAGCCGAAGATTATCATAATATAGTATTGAGCATGAAGTCAAGTAACCCGCAAGTGATGGTGCAGGCATATAGACTTTTGGTGCAACGTATGGATTTAGAAAACATGCACTACCCTTTGCATATAGGCGTTACCGAGGCTGGCGATGGCGATGATGGACGAATAAAATCAGCTATAGGAATTGGCACTTTATTGGAAGAAGGATTGGGCGATACTGTTCGTGTTTCGCTTACCGAAGACCCCGAATTTGAGGCACCTGTTGCCAAATTTTTGGTAGAAAGATATGATAACGATTCACCTGATGAACTTATAATAGAAGACTTTTCTGATTCGTTAAAAGTGAAAGAACATTATAGTCCGTTTAGCTATCAAAAACGCAAATCAGTTGAAGTTGAAAACATCGGTGGTACACAATTACCAAGGGTTGTGGTAGACTTATCATACTTGAAAAATATTACAGAATTCGACCTGCAATTAGTAGGACATCAGTATGATGCTGCTTTGGATAAATGGCATATGACTGAGCAAGGCTGCGATTATATATTTGCAGGTGACCATCCCGTCAATTTTATGTTGCCTAATGGATTAAAGGCTATATATAATTATAAAACATGGGAGAAATTATCGAACCGCGAACAGTCATTTCCTTTAATCGAAATTGGAAATACAAAGACCGATATCACCTGGCACTCAAAGCTCAATTTTGTATATATTAATGACCTCGCTCAAATATCGAAACTACAACATATACCTGCAAATGCCATATTAATTTTGGAATGCATACATCCTCGTCCCATGAGGGTATTACGCCAAATGCTCTGGGGTTTGATGTATTATAGTATTAAAAATCCTGCTATATTAAAAGCAAGTTATACCGAACCCAAAGAAAAAACTATATTATATAGCTCAACCGATATAGGTGGCTTGATGATAGATGGCATGGGCGATGGAATATGGCTTCAATGCTCAGCGGTGCCTTTGAATGAAGTAAATAGTATATCGTTTGGAATATTACAAGCAGCCCGTTTACGCATTTCAAAAACAGAATATATAAGTTGCCCCAGTTGTGGTCGCACCTTGTTCGATTTGCAAGAAACCACTGCAATGATTCGTAGCAAAACAGAGCATTTGAAAGGATTAAAAATTGCCATTATGGGTTGCATTGTTAATGGCCCAGGTGAAATGGCCGATGCTGATTATGGCTATGTAGGCAGCGGCCCGGGCAAAATCACTTTATATAAAAGCAGGGATATTATGAAACGAAATATCAGTAGTGAAAATGCGGTGGATGAGTTAATACAACTGATTACTGACAATGGTGATTGGTTGGAGGTTTCATAAATACACTATTATATAATCGCATCATAATTTATTCATATAGTATTCATTACTTTGAAACCTAATATATATACGCATGATCAAAAAATTTACAAATAGAATTATAGCAATATTGTTTTTTGTTTCAATTAGTTTCACCTTAATCTCTTGGGGCACTTTTGGACACGAGCACATCAATCGTGCAGCAGTGCTGGCCCTACCACAGCCATTACAAGCATTTTTTTATAATCATATCGATTATATTACACAAGAATCAACTGTGCCCGATTTGAGAAAATATACTTTAAGCGACAAAGCAGAAAATCCACGTCATTATATAGATTTAGAGAACTTTGGTTCTAGAGATAGTTTACCTAGAACATTAGATGAAGTAAAACTAAAATATGATACCAAATTTATTGCAGATAATGGAATTTTGCCTTGGTATATTCAAGAAATGATGGCTAAATTAACAACGGCATTTAAAGAAAAACGCAAAACTGAAATACTATTTTTAGCCGCCGACTTGGGCCATTATCTGGGCGATGCCCACATGCCGCTGCACACATCCGCAAATCACGATGGACAAATGACCAACCAAAAAGGAATTCATTCATTATGGGAATCACGCTTGCCCGAATTATTTGGGAGAGATTATAACTATTATACAGGCGATGCTAAATATGTAGAAGATGTAGAAAAAGAAACTTGGAATATCATATTCAATTCGCATCAATTGGTTGATACGCTTTTATTAATTGACAGACAACTTAAACTAGTATTCCCCGCTGATAAAATATATGAAAAAGATGCAAAAGGTAATGTAGTGAAAAGTAAATTTAAGCAATCAATTTTCAGTTTAGAATATGCCACGCAATTGCACAAAATGCTAAATGGAATGGTGGAGAAACAACTAGCTAAGTCTGTTGCTGTTACTGCAAACTTTTGGTATACTGCTTGGGTAAATGCTGGCAAACCTGACCTCAGTAAATTAGATGCAGCCGAACTCACCCAAAGAAATAAACCCTTATTGAAAAAAGATTTGAAGAACTGGAAAAAAGGAAAATTATTTGGTATTGAAGCTGACAAGGAATTTTAGAATCAGGAATTCTTGAACTAGTCAACTACCAACTATTCATTTCCCACTCAACACTTTTATCATATAATACAAAGCAGCCACCACTGAAAATATGGCCAAGACTACCGTGAATAAAGGGAATTTAATGTTTTCTAATTTTTCATCAATATAATGACCCAGGAAAGTGAGCCCTACTACTACTGCTACTAATTGTATGGCCAAACTTGAGTATTTGGCATAAGGATTTGATTTTTTTTCGTCGGGCAAAATAGTATCGTTACCCAAAAGGGATTCAAGAAATGAACGAAGTTAAGCGATTAAGCCTTTTGTTGCGGTGCATTGGATGCAGGTGCAGCATTTTTAATCCCACTGCTTTGCATTTGGCATTTGCCATTGAACTCACCGCCGGTCTCAACTATAATCTTTTTAGTGGTAATGTCGCCCGTAATTTTTCCATTGCTTTTAAGTATCAAAAGTTCATCAACAATGATATTGCCTTTCACTTGGCCTGAGATATCTGAATTTTGAGCTTTTACATCGCCTTCTATGATACCTGTTTGGCCAATTACCAACTTAGCTTTAGTATTTACTGTGCCACGAAGAATACCGTCAATCCTAACGTCTCCATTAGATATGATATCGCCAATTACCTCGGTACCGCTGTTTATAAGGTTCAACAAATTGGGGTTGAACTCGGGTGATTTTGTGTTTTTATTTCCTATGATTGACATAATTGTTAATTAATTGGTATTGCAATATTTGCTCAAAAAGTTGAAAAAACCAAATTATTTTTTTTCTATAATTGGTTGAAAAGCAAGTACTAAATGCTTCGCAGGTGCATTCATCATGGTTATTAGAGCTTTGGGCAACGCAGATTTTTTAAGAATATGGTGCATTTGACATAATTTCCCTGCTTCCAATTTCTTATCTTGAGAAATGATGTCATAGTGCATATTGATTTGTCTTTTGCCCCTATTAAAGAAAGCTTTCAAAAAGTTATGTGAAAAATTCACCCTATTCAGTGATATAATATAGTCATACTTGGTTAATTGTGCAGCGAAGTACGGCTGTAGCTCCGGCGAATTAATATTTAAACTCGTATACATCGGAGAGATGGAAGTGAGCCTATCCCAACGATTTTTATATTTGGGCATGGGTGAAAATTTTGATTTAGACAATATCGTTTCTCCCGTAGTTTGTTTCTGAAGTTCAGCAAATGAAATCACAGTGACCTTATGGCCTTTGGCTATCAACTCAGTTTGCAAAGTAGTATGAAAAATATCCATCATTTGTGCTTTGATAGCTGCCTCACTTGCATCCTTTTTTGTTATATAATTAACTCGTCTCACCCACTCCCATTCTGTATCTACTACCAATAGTATATTAGCGGCAAATGATGATGAAGTATATAACACCAAACAAAAAACAAATATATAATTTCTCAATTTCATAAGTGCAAAATTAGCTATTTTACTTGATTAACTTTCCAAAAGTTTGGAACTTTTGGAAAGTTAAAGTAATCCCTTCTTTTTCAGTTAAATTTGCACCTACCTTATATGCAATCATTTTATAACCATAACGATACTATTTGTGCAGTAGCTACACCTCCAGGAATGGGAGCCATAGCCGTGTTGCGACTTTCAGGTAACGATGCCCTAGGCATTATACAAAAGTTTATCAAAAACAAAATTATTACTGAACAGCCAGGATATTCTGCTCATTTTGCAAGCCTCACCAATCCTGATACTCATGAAATACTCGATGAAACTGTGATTACACTTTTTCGTGCACCAGCTAGTTATACGGGCGAAGATGTGGTCGAAATTTCTTGTCACGGTTCTCTCTATATTCAGCAATTATTATTACAACAATTTGTAAAGCACGGCTGCCGTTTGGCACAACCTGGTGAGTTTACCTTGCGGGCTTTTACAAACGGAAAACTCGATTTGAGCCGTGCCGAAGCTGTGGCAGATTTGATAGCAGGCGAAAATGAAAAAGCCCATAAAGCCGCACTCGGGCAAATGCGAGGCGGGGTGCAAAAAGAGATTGATATTTTACGTCAACAGTTAATTGATTTTGCTGCACTCATCGAGTTGGAGTTAGATTTTGCCGAAGAAGATGTGGAGTTTGCCAACCGCGAACAATTATATAAATTGATTGATGAAATTATAATCAAATCGGAAAAATTGATTGATACTTTTCATTATGGAAATGCAATTAAAAATGGCATAGCCACCGTAATAGCAGGCAAACCCAATGCGGGTAAATCTACTTTGCTCAATGTGTTATTAAACGAAGATCGTGCACTGGTAAGTGATATTGCAGGAACTACCCGTGATACCATTGAAGAAAATATTATAATAGAAGGAATTAATTTCCGTTTAATTGATACCGCAGGTATACGCAAACATGCCGAAGCTATTGAAGGCATGGGCATTGAACGTACTTTGGAAAAAATCAATGAAGCCTCAGTAGTATTATATGTTTTTGATATCAATGATACCACACCTGAATTATTACAACAAGAAACTGCCCATTTATTACTGGAAAATAAATATATAATTTGGCTTGCAAATAAATGTGATACTTGTAATGATATACAAAACAAATTAGCCGCATTTAAAGACTATAATAATATAATACCGATTAGCAGTAAAACGGGAGAAGGTATAGAGCAGCTCAAAAAAGCCTTGGCAGCAGCATTGCCCCACAAACCCAATGAAAATGACATCGTGCTCACCAATGCTCGCCATGTAACCAGCCTACAAGAAACTATACAATGTTTGCAAACAGTGAAAGCAGGTTTCCAAAATAATATAAGTGGCGAATTGGTAGCATTTGATATTAGGGAGGCAATACAACATTTGGGTAACATTACGGGTGCCATATCGACTGACGACCTGCTTGGGTCAATCTTTACGAGGTTTTGTATCGGAAAGTAATATATAATAATGCCAAATAGATTTTATAATATTTCTATACGTGGAAGAGTTGCATATTCTATCTGATCCGTAGTCGCCGCTCTGCCAACGGTGATTTGTAATAGAAAGTAGGGTTTGCAACCCGGTAAAAGTAGAACATCTTTGACACTGAACAACCGTCATTGTCAGAAAATATTTCTGATCCTCTTTTCTTATGGAACGGCGTACACTCCCGTTGTCGCCGTGCTGCAGGAACGGCGACATTATATAGAAAGCAGGGTTTAGAGCCCGGTACTCGTAGCATAACTTTTCAAATATTGTCGATTTTTTTCCTTTGCAACTATCGATACTCATTTCAGGCAAATATATATGAAGTACTGTTATATATTCATAAATCTTGAAAAAAATGTACGTGCCAGGTCACAGACCTTAATTATATACTATTTGTTTTCAAAGTCACCATTCGCAGAACGGCGAAAAGTTGGGCAACAACGAAGGCAAATAAGAAAAATACGTCAAAAGTAGTATTGTTTCTAGGTGATTCTATGCTTTACTTTGCAATAAAAAAATGACTTCAAAAACTATCCTATTAGCCTTACTGCTCATTCCAGTAATGCGTTTAAACGCACAGGTTTCACTTAACCGCTCTAATGTTCCTAAGCCAGGAACTATTTTTTATATGTATGATGCCAATACCCCTAGCCCTGCTTTTAATTTTAATAAAAGTGGAACTGGAAATACATGGGACTTTACAGGAGTGTATGCATTTCCTGGGGCAGATGATACAATTTTTTGGACATTCCCAAATCAGTCGCCTGGTGGGTCTGCTTTTCCTACCGCTGAAGTGGCTTCGCATGAAGGTACCGACAAGACTGTATCGTTCATAAATAGTGATCAAAACGGTGCATATTTATTAGGTATTGGCGGTGACGTGCTCGGAAACGGAAATACCATGGCTGTAAGTTTCGATGCACCAGCAAAAGCATTCGAGTTCCCATATAAACTCAATAGCCTTGTCAACAAGCCCGTCACGATGAACATTGTAGTTCCTGGCAGTGCTATTGGGCAGTCAAGTATAGATTCCGTTTGGTTCAAAAAGACCGAAGCAGGAAGCAAACAAGTGATTGCAGAAGGTACACTTAAAGTACCGGCCGGTTCTTTTTCTAGCTTACTAGAAATTGTAAGAAAGTATAGTATTGATTCAACTTTTATTAAAAGTGCTTCTACAGGTGGCAAATGGTCTTTGGCTCCAGGTTTCCCAAAAATAAATCAAGACTCAACTTACTATTGGTATTCCGATAAGTCTCTGCAGCATTATGCACATGTAATATATAAAGGAGGTCAGGTTACTGATGTTCATTATTTCAAATCTGTTAGTCTTCCAAGCGGTATTAACGAGATCAATAACGCAGCATCGGATTATACAATTTATCCAAACCCCACTTCAGGAATTTTAACAATATCGAATGACTATTATTCAATAGAAAAAAATGAATTATTTGTTTATAATACCATAGGGGAACAAATATATAAAGATATAATGAATACTGGAAATTCGAAGGTAATTGACCTTTCAGCATTCCCAAAAGGAATTTATTTTTTGCGGATGCATTCTGAAACAAGGAAAGTGGTGATTGAATAACAGCAAGCACCTGCTGCCCCAATACCCGTTGTCGCCGCTCTGCGAACGGTGACTTGCAATAGAAAACCGGGTTTACAACCTGGTAAAAGTTGAACATCTTTGACACTGAACAACTGTCATGGTCAGAAAGTATATTTAAAACTATTTTCTTATGGAACAGCGTACACTCATA from Bacteroidota bacterium includes:
- a CDS encoding T9SS type A sorting domain-containing protein, whose translation is MTSKTILLALLLIPVMRLNAQVSLNRSNVPKPGTIFYMYDANTPSPAFNFNKSGTGNTWDFTGVYAFPGADDTIFWTFPNQSPGGSAFPTAEVASHEGTDKTVSFINSDQNGAYLLGIGGDVLGNGNTMAVSFDAPAKAFEFPYKLNSLVNKPVTMNIVVPGSAIGQSSIDSVWFKKTEAGSKQVIAEGTLKVPAGSFSSLLEIVRKYSIDSTFIKSASTGGKWSLAPGFPKINQDSTYYWYSDKSLQHYAHVIYKGGQVTDVHYFKSVSLPSGINEINNAASDYTIYPNPTSGILTISNDYYSIEKNELFVYNTIGEQIYKDIMNTGNSKVIDLSAFPKGIYFLRMHSETRKVVIE
- the ispG gene encoding (E)-4-hydroxy-3-methylbut-2-enyl-diphosphate synthase, which produces MRRKTNTVTIGNTPMGSEYPVRIQSMTTTDTMDTEKTVEQSIRMIESGCEYIRITAPSMNEAQNLQNIKDELRKRGYNTPLVADIHFTPNAAEIAARIVEKVRINPGNFADKKKFETIDYNDAEYEAELERIKERFTPLVHICKEQGTAMRIGTNHGSLSDRIMSRYGDTPLGMVESALEFLRICRAEDYHNIVLSMKSSNPQVMVQAYRLLVQRMDLENMHYPLHIGVTEAGDGDDGRIKSAIGIGTLLEEGLGDTVRVSLTEDPEFEAPVAKFLVERYDNDSPDELIIEDFSDSLKVKEHYSPFSYQKRKSVEVENIGGTQLPRVVVDLSYLKNITEFDLQLVGHQYDAALDKWHMTEQGCDYIFAGDHPVNFMLPNGLKAIYNYKTWEKLSNREQSFPLIEIGNTKTDITWHSKLNFVYINDLAQISKLQHIPANAILILECIHPRPMRVLRQMLWGLMYYSIKNPAILKASYTEPKEKTILYSSTDIGGLMIDGMGDGIWLQCSAVPLNEVNSISFGILQAARLRISKTEYISCPSCGRTLFDLQETTAMIRSKTEHLKGLKIAIMGCIVNGPGEMADADYGYVGSGPGKITLYKSRDIMKRNISSENAVDELIQLITDNGDWLEVS
- the mnmE gene encoding tRNA uridine-5-carboxymethylaminomethyl(34) synthesis GTPase MnmE, whose translation is MQSFYNHNDTICAVATPPGMGAIAVLRLSGNDALGIIQKFIKNKIITEQPGYSAHFASLTNPDTHEILDETVITLFRAPASYTGEDVVEISCHGSLYIQQLLLQQFVKHGCRLAQPGEFTLRAFTNGKLDLSRAEAVADLIAGENEKAHKAALGQMRGGVQKEIDILRQQLIDFAALIELELDFAEEDVEFANREQLYKLIDEIIIKSEKLIDTFHYGNAIKNGIATVIAGKPNAGKSTLLNVLLNEDRALVSDIAGTTRDTIEENIIIEGINFRLIDTAGIRKHAEAIEGMGIERTLEKINEASVVLYVFDINDTTPELLQQETAHLLLENKYIIWLANKCDTCNDIQNKLAAFKDYNNIIPISSKTGEGIEQLKKALAAALPHKPNENDIVLTNARHVTSLQETIQCLQTVKAGFQNNISGELVAFDIREAIQHLGNITGAISTDDLLGSIFTRFCIGK
- a CDS encoding AtpZ/AtpI family protein — encoded protein: MGNDTILPDEKKSNPYAKYSSLAIQLVAVVVGLTFLGHYIDEKLENIKFPLFTVVLAIFSVVAALYYMIKVLSGK
- a CDS encoding zinc dependent phospholipase C family protein, producing the protein MIKKFTNRIIAILFFVSISFTLISWGTFGHEHINRAAVLALPQPLQAFFYNHIDYITQESTVPDLRKYTLSDKAENPRHYIDLENFGSRDSLPRTLDEVKLKYDTKFIADNGILPWYIQEMMAKLTTAFKEKRKTEILFLAADLGHYLGDAHMPLHTSANHDGQMTNQKGIHSLWESRLPELFGRDYNYYTGDAKYVEDVEKETWNIIFNSHQLVDTLLLIDRQLKLVFPADKIYEKDAKGNVVKSKFKQSIFSLEYATQLHKMLNGMVEKQLAKSVAVTANFWYTAWVNAGKPDLSKLDAAELTQRNKPLLKKDLKNWKKGKLFGIEADKEF
- a CDS encoding polymer-forming cytoskeletal protein yields the protein MSIIGNKNTKSPEFNPNLLNLINSGTEVIGDIISNGDVRIDGILRGTVNTKAKLVIGQTGIIEGDVKAQNSDISGQVKGNIIVDELLILKSNGKITGDITTKKIIVETGGEFNGKCQMQSSGIKNAAPASNAPQQKA